The Saprospiraceae bacterium genome includes the window CACACGACTTACATTTGGATTGCCTAATGCATCACCATCGGCATCTTCGTACCAAATAGTTTCGATGCAATCGTCATCTTTCTTACAAGATGATGAGAAAATAAGAATCGACAATCCAAAAAGAATTGTAAAAAGGGAAAAAACTGATTTTGCCATAATGAAGAATTTTCAAGTTATTTCCCTTTAGACCATCGATTACTTAAAATCCTTCGGTGAGATTAAAAATAAATTCCATAATTCTCTAAATGTTTCTGTGAATGGGGCTTTCCGTTTACTAACTATTACTGGTCTTTCTTAATGCTATTTGTACTTGCTTTCTATTTTCTCTGAGAAAGATAATTGACAGTATCATATTGGCAAAGTATTTTTGATTCTTGCAAATACTTAAGATAGTCTCTTAGTAGGTCTTCTATTTTATTTAAAGATTTAATTTTCATAAAGAGATGCCTTTCTTCTATATCAAGCAAAACGAATGGAGAGATGCCTTCTTTTTGAGAAACTTTGCTACTCAATTTCTGGAGTTGTTGTCTTTCGTCTTCCATTATTTTTTGAAAATAATTAAAGGCTTGAATATCGCTTTGTAACTTATTCTCAATCATTTTAAATTTTTCATGCTTGTCCTGAATATTCCTTTCTGATTTTCGATTGAGTTCATCCAGTTCAATTGTTAATTCTTGCATTTTTAGTTTTGTATTGCCTGAAGTGGACAATTGAAACCCAAGCCCAACGGATATTCGCTCTTGCAAAGCATCCGAATGAGGGCCATTGTATTTTAATTGGGCGAAATCAATCAGTTTTTTTTTCTCAGCTGACTCCAAGTCGATTTCCTTCATCAGCAATTGTTTTTTATACATTGATTCCAAATCAACCCACTCTGATTTGTTTACTGAAAGAATGCTTTCTGACAACTTTTCTGACATAGTTTTAACGGAAATAAAATTGCTGAAATCTATCTGACGATTTTGAATATCATATTTGTTTAAAAGGTACTTCTGTTCTAATATTATCTTATTCAATGCGATGTTGTAAGCAGAAAGATAAACTGAACAGATTTAGGCAAAATAAACTGGGCAGCTTTAGGCAAGCTGAACTGAACAGTTTGGGCAAATAAACATACGGATTTTGCCCAAGAATCAGCTGTCTGATTCGATGGTATTTTCAAAAATAGTTTTTCGATTTGCCAATCGGTAGCTTTTACCAGTAAGCTGGATAATTTCACATCGGTACAGTAGTCGGTCTAGCATGGCCGTTGCGAGGACTTCATCGTTGAGGACTTGTGCCCACTCCTTAGGACTTTTGTTGGTTGTGATAACGATCGAACTTTGTTCGTGCAAGTGATTGATCAGGTGGAACAATCGGTTAGCGTCATTTTTCTCCATTGGGAACATCATCATATCATCGATGACCAGGAGTTGGGCTTTGAGAAAGCGCTGGTATTCAGCTTTGGCAGTAGGCGTTATATCTTTGAGTTTGAGTGTATCCAGTAGCTGTTGCATGGTTCTGAACAGGGCATCGTATCCAGTTTTGATAGCATCATATGCTAGTCCTGCGGCGATGAAAGTTTTTCCTACTCCGCTAGGTCCCATTAGGATAAGGTTATAGTGCTGTTCGAGCCAGAGTAATTCTCTGAGTTGCTTCAGTTGTTGAGTTGATACACCATTTGGATGGCTAATGTCAAAGTGATCGAGTTGGTGTTGGATCGGTAGACTTGCTTTTTTTAGCCTCCGCTCCATTGCTTTTTCGTGTTTGTAGTCGATCTCACATTGAGTAATGCCTAGCAACCATTCCAGATAAGAGGGCTGTTGTTCTTGGGCTTGGTGCAACAATTGTTCGATCTGCATGCCAGTGGCATTCCATCTGAGCAGGTTCATTTGTTGCTTGAGGTGTTGTAATTTTTTCATACGGATAAGTTATTTGGATTAAGAATCGATTCGTAATCAGTGATGCTACTCTTTTGAGGGGTGGCCAGATAGTGCTTACGATCTACATCTTCCATCAGAAGCTGTTCCACTTCCACTTGGGCAGGATGGTCCGTCCTGCTAAGTTGGTCTAAGACAGCGCTAAAGTCATTTGCATTTAAAATGGTATTGGTCTGGCAAAACTTTAGGGCTTGATCTGCGTATTCAGCATTGGATTTACCAATAGCCTTTTTGATGAGGAGCAATTGATCGCGGATATACCGGGGTTTGGCCTGTTGTAGTTGAGCAAAATAAGCCTGAGCTGATGATTGATCGGTGAACAGTTGAGCCACTTGCTCGATGAGTAGTTTGATCGTCTGACTTCGATCCCGCTTATGATTAGAGTTGGTGATAGTCTGCCCCTTGTCTAAACTGATTTCATGCTGGGCAATGGGCGTTTTATCTTGTTGACAAATGACTAGGTTTTTTCCCTCTACTTTGACCCATACTTTGGTGCCTTTACCCTTGTAGGTACCTGCTGGAACCGAATAACGATTGCTTTTCCAGGTAATCAAATTGTCTTTGCGAACATGGTAGACTGTATACTCCAAAAACGATAAGTTGGCTGGGTCAAGGGCTTGGAGGGATGCCTGTTCAATTAAAAAGTCTTGAGTGGGAATGCGCCTAGTTGTTCCGTGTAGCTGACCATTGCCCGTTCGTTCCAACCAGGCTATACACTCGGCATTGAGTATTTCCGCATTGATAAACTGACGCTGATTCAAAAAATTGGTCTTCACATATTTGACCACACTTTCTGATTTACCTTTAGTTTCCGGATCACTGCCACGACATACAAAGGTCTCGAACTTACGAACCTTGAGGTAGGCCCTAAACTTTTCAGTAAATAAAATATCTCCACCGTTTTCACTGACCACCATCAGTTTGTCCTGATCGTAGACCATCTGCTGAGGAATACCTCCAAAATGAGTAAATGCTGACTCATGAGCTTTCACCACATCTGCCGTAGTGAAGGGCCGGTCCAGAAAATAGACGTGTTTATAGCGCGAGCGGGATAAAACCGTAATCATAAAGTAGACCTTATGAGATGATCCTTGGCTAGTCGGCATCTCGTACACCCCAAAATCTACCTGGGCTTGCCTACCATAAGCTTGATCCTCGACGGCTGTATACTCCCGACCCTGTTTCTCTTTAGCTGGCTTGGCAAGCTGATAGACCTGGCGTAGATAGCATACAAAATTAGATACTGTACGACGACTCACCTTAAGCTGTGGATGATGCTCCAGCATCCAATCATGTATCTGGTAGCCAGACAGTTCCGGATGCTGGCTCAGCCGACTTTTGATCTGATCCTCATAAGGGCTAAGTTTCTTTGACTTCTTGCGCATACCCTTGACCCACTCCAGGAAGGCCTCCTCACTCATATCCGCATAAAAGTACACCGTCGTTCGGCTAATGGATAGCTTCTCGCTAATCTGCGATATTGTAAAATGCTCTCGCAGCAATTGATTGATCTGAAAGTATAACATCACACGTTGGGTTTGATAGTTCTTCATGCTCCCGGGCTTTGGTGTTCTCTAACACCAAGATGGGCGCTTTTCCCATTGTGTTCAATTCAGCTTGCCTAAAGCTGTCCAGTTTATTTTGCCTAAATCTGTTCAGTTCATCTTTCTGCTTACAGATGTCAATATCACTCTTTTCTACTTGCAGATTCAGTAATTTTTGCGGGTCAATGTCATACGTTTCTACTATCTTTTGATAAATGGATTGTTTATCATTGAGGATAACTAACAATTCATCCAATACATTTTTATTTTCATTGAGAATATAAAGTGACAACCAGTCGAGATGTATTGATAATTTTAAATCACAATAAATCTCCTCCCCGTCAAAATCAGGCGCATTTCTCATTTCTCCGTAATACGCTTTTTGCGCATTGCGGATTCTAGTTGTACTTGGTGATAATCTGAAAGTGTATTCCTGCTGACCCAAATCAAAGTCACGGGTTTCAGTCCGAAATTCATATTGGTCAATCCATGGGAAATTCACATTTTTTTTCGAGGTTTTTTCAGCTTCTTGATATTTTGATAACCCTATTTCAAAAAACTGCTCCGCATTAATAATTTGTTGGGAATAACAGGCCACAGGGATTAGAAAGAAAAAAAAGAATAGCCACATTGTCTTCAATTAATTTTGTCTCTCAATAAGTAGGTTATACTTACCTTTTCTTTTTGTAAAAAATAATTATCCTTTGGAACTTCAATGAGTACTTCACGTCCGTAAGCTTTTACCGTCTCGATTTTTCTAAGGCGGGATGGGATTTCGACTATCCGTGAACCCAACCCGATTACTTTTCCTGT containing:
- the istA gene encoding IS21 family transposase, translated to MKNYQTQRVMLYFQINQLLREHFTISQISEKLSISRTTVYFYADMSEEAFLEWVKGMRKKSKKLSPYEDQIKSRLSQHPELSGYQIHDWMLEHHPQLKVSRRTVSNFVCYLRQVYQLAKPAKEKQGREYTAVEDQAYGRQAQVDFGVYEMPTSQGSSHKVYFMITVLSRSRYKHVYFLDRPFTTADVVKAHESAFTHFGGIPQQMVYDQDKLMVVSENGGDILFTEKFRAYLKVRKFETFVCRGSDPETKGKSESVVKYVKTNFLNQRQFINAEILNAECIAWLERTGNGQLHGTTRRIPTQDFLIEQASLQALDPANLSFLEYTVYHVRKDNLITWKSNRYSVPAGTYKGKGTKVWVKVEGKNLVICQQDKTPIAQHEISLDKGQTITNSNHKRDRSQTIKLLIEQVAQLFTDQSSAQAYFAQLQQAKPRYIRDQLLLIKKAIGKSNAEYADQALKFCQTNTILNANDFSAVLDQLSRTDHPAQVEVEQLLMEDVDRKHYLATPQKSSITDYESILNPNNLSV
- the istB gene encoding IS21-like element helper ATPase IstB, coding for MKKLQHLKQQMNLLRWNATGMQIEQLLHQAQEQQPSYLEWLLGITQCEIDYKHEKAMERRLKKASLPIQHQLDHFDISHPNGVSTQQLKQLRELLWLEQHYNLILMGPSGVGKTFIAAGLAYDAIKTGYDALFRTMQQLLDTLKLKDITPTAKAEYQRFLKAQLLVIDDMMMFPMEKNDANRLFHLINHLHEQSSIVITTNKSPKEWAQVLNDEVLATAMLDRLLYRCEIIQLTGKSYRLANRKTIFENTIESDS